Below is a genomic region from Phocoena phocoena chromosome 21, mPhoPho1.1, whole genome shotgun sequence.
tgaaGGTCAGAAATCCCTTTAGAATCACAAACTAGTTAAATTCTCTGTCGGACGGCTCTTGCTATCTTCTCTAGTTTGGGCAGCTCAAAGCAAGAGCTAAGCACTCATTTGCTAGAACTTCAAAAAGGAGGTAGTGAAAAGACAGACTTGTGGGtttcagaaagttttaaaaagcatgaaGCAATATAGGGAAAGCAATTTCTGACTTCTTTTCTACGTGGAAAAATCCAGTGGGTTTTAGGTTTTCCTGAGAAAACAATGTGTCTAGCGCTATACTCACCACgagtcaaaggctttttctgaagaagaaagcTGATCTGGTACTTAATCAGGTTCTTACATTTTGTTATTTCTAATTATAATGTAGTGACTCATCCTCAGTTATATGAAGCTACTTTAAAACttgaataaacttttaaaaatgatgctaAAGATTCTAGAAAATAACTGCAATTTGTTTAATGATACCCGAAAATAATGTGATGAGGTAAAATACCTCAAACATAAAGGTGTCAACTTCTTCTCGAATCTCTTCATAACTCAGCTTGTTCCCTTGGTCATCAGTCACATTTAAAAGCAAGTCGAGAAAACCCCTGCGTTTATTATTGCGTGGAGGAGAGTCCTTGTCATTACTTCTGCCTTCTTCATGTCTCTTCATTTCATTGGCCCGTTCAGTGATGACCTGTATGAGTTAAACAATCATATGCTCTTGTTTGGAATTTGATGTAGCCtcataatatattttcttatgaaaatataCTAGCTTCTTTCATGGATTTTTTCCCATGAAACCTTTCCTGTTCTAACTCAACAATAACTTAGGCTCTTGTGGAAAATATAGTAAAGCTTCCTGTTAACATTTTAGGACATTATTTGgtaagactttaaaaaacaaatttaatgtcAGACAAATTCAGAATATTCAAGTGCTATTCCTGCCATCTTTCTAACATGGGGATAGAGTTAGTAGTCCCCTAAGTGGTGCCCTAGAGATTTGGATGAGCTAATGAGAAAAAGTTTAGGTGGTGGGAGAATGCAATCATTAAATAATAGACTAATAATGGATTGCTCTCGTTACAGCTTGCATCGGGGACAAGAAACAGCAGGTTGAGCAGTCAGTTCACCCTATGTGCTCACTGTTCCTGCTGCCtagatttctctttcttcagatGCCAGTGTGGctgactccctccctccttttaagGTCTTGACCCCTTCTCACACCATCAGAAAGACCTTCCCGGATCACTGCTAACCTGGTCCCTAGCACGCACTATCTTCCTAGCcttactttatttttccatttcacttaCCACCTGACATTATAGTATACTTGCTATATAATATAATGCATGAATGTACCATCCATGTGGCAGCAAATTTGTCTTTGTTCATTGGTATAATTCCAACCCTTAGAACACTGTCTGGCATTTTAAGGACGTTCCTTAGacctttgctgaatgaataaaagaattaaaGCCCATAAACTTAATTTGGCTATACATTTCAACTTCCTTCTCCTGTCAGGCAACTGACCAAACCTGCTACTAAGTGATCTGAATGAATAGATCCTAAGTGCGTTGAGGACAGAACACCGTATCTCCTTTCATTCTTGGGGGAGCCCCCTAGGGCCTGGCACTCAGTATGCAactttcaatatttattaaataaataatattgtccATCCAATTGGGAATTCATTAATTATTGACATTGATAGCAATGCATGTAATTTGAGGAAAAATGTGGTCATTCTCCTACTGCCGAGTAATGGAGATAACTCTGTCCTCCACTGTGGCCACCTCAATCCAACACCTCATTCATCCAGCATTTCCTGACTGGGAACCACATGATCTGTTGGTGACAGGCTGTACCTCACTGTAAGGAAGAAATGCCAATATAGTTTAAACCGAAACTGACAGCAAAgagagaatatatttaaattggtACTTTTATCAGTACATTTAAATCATAATTTGATGtatattttcaattaaatattgCTTTGTCAAAAGCACATGTTTAACACAAGACTGACATCTTACATCTGAAACAATATCACTATctccttgttattttttaattggaagtAAAATAGTGACATCTacttaattttaatcttttccaaGTTGAGATACTGCTATAAATGCCCTTTGCCTTTGAAAGCTACTGCCTAATCCAGACATTTTCCCTCAGACTCTCATAACATGGATCCcctcctctttatccattcaacacaGCACCCTGgttgttaataaatatttatagttcatatcacattttgtaatttttttaatagacaacCTGCTCTACTAGACTAACCTCTTTCAGGGGACATACATATCTTACTTATTACTATGTTTTTAACACTTGGTACAGTGTTTGGCACCTAACAAGTGTTTAATTAATATTTGGTGAGTAcataattaaaatgtaatcacACTGTCTCCTTCTTTCCATTAttattcaacttttattttatgaGACACAGGCTCCAGGGTATGTTAACACAGCATAAAAATCTTGGACGCATAAAAGATCTAGAAATGGAGAGTGGTGATGGAGTGCAgttaatggtaaattttatgttgtgtatattttatcacaattaaaaaaaatcaagggctTACATTTTTGGTAAAATCATGTAGGATTTTTAGGCTCCTTTTGTGTTCCCATccatctttaaatataaagaacaaaaggTCAAGCCAGAGCCAGGGCATCTTCATTCTTTGATGTATTGAATCACTCATCCTATAAACAGGATAAAAACACATCAGCTGATACACTGAAAATgtgtatttcttgagcacctaatTGATGCCCGCTCTCAATGAGGGTAATATGTAGGGATGATAATGATTCGTCTTAGAGGCTACTAAGATCCAGGCTTTACACTCAACAATGAAGGCATGGGGTATTACACATCCAGTGAAGCTTAAACATTTATTGGGTCCTTTAGAGGAATGAAGAATCTGTTATAAAACATCCTTACTAAATGGTCATCTGAtctctgcttctttttctccAGGGAGAGTTCTTGACCACCCCAGGCTGCCTGTGGCTCTTGTAGCACAAGCTGATATGAAATCTGCCTCTTTATAGTGTCCACTCATTTGCTTTCTCACTCCTCCGTAGTGCCAGTAAACTATGGGTTGCCCTCTTCCACAGAAAAGTGCTCATTAAATGCTCATCCATCACATAGCTGTCACGAGCACCACCCTCATTATTCCCAGTGAGAAGCAGAAAGACCCCTACACGATCTTCCTCCTTCATGACCAGCTTAGATGTCAATTCCTCAGAGAAGACCTTTCCTGACCACGCAATCTGTAAAACACATCCTTGTTTTCCTCTCTCATATCAACTTGATCTTTTCTTTCtaagaaattattataatttataagttTATATTCATTTGCTTCAATGCCTGTCTCCCCTGCTGTTCTGTTTCATGTGCCCGTATAAAACTAGTCAGTACCTTGTGCAGTGAATGGCAGATTATAGATGCTCAACAAGTAGTTGTTAAGATGAAGTGAAATGAGCCGTGGACTTAAAGATAGGATACATTGAAtcaaatcctggccctgcctcttAATAGCTGAATAATCACaagcaattttaaaagtaaagttgattatttcaattaaaaaataatacatactcaGTGCAGAAAATATAGGAAAGGAGAATGAAtcacaacaaaaccaaaacacaataAGAAAGAGAGCACACACACAATAATAACCACAGCTAACATTTTGGTATAGTATCTCCTAGCTTTTtctatgaataatatttttatacctagtggttatcaaactaccaaaaattttatgtctttcttttatCACTTAGTATCATAATGTAATCTCTtgatatattataaaatagtcatttaaaattactGCATAATCTGGATGTGCCATAGCCATTCCTGTACTGTTGAAAGATATGCTTAAATGGTTAGGTTAATTTTTAGTATAATGTTTCACTTTGAAATGATGAAAAAGCTACAGTACAGACAGAAATTATtagcaagaattttttaaagccctgatcaataacaattttattttatttttttgggccacaccacgcagcttgcgggaccttagttccctggccagggatagaacctgggccctcaacagtgaaagcgcagagtcctaaccactggactgccagggaattcccaataacaattttagaaataattaggGCTTCATTTACCTATAAACTGCTTGAACATACTCGGAATCATCGTTGCTTTGAGCACCAATGTTCTTCCCCATAGCTGTTTCTGTAAAATATAGTGAGAAGCAACCATTGCACATATCTTGGCTACATTTTCCAGTGGCAGACACTTGAAAAAAGACGTTATGTCCTGTTCTGTTCATATATATTGTAGAATTGTTCTTTTCCCACTTCTCTTACTCCCAGTTCCTGCTTCTCTTACTGCTTCTCTTACTCCCAGttcctgcccttccttccctcGGACCTTCTGGTCATGTTGGCTCAGTGACCATTTGTCCGAAGTCCTATGAATGGCTGCTGCTTCTCAGGTGGCTAATTTAGCAATAGGACCTTCCAGAAGAACCCAATGTCCTTtctcccctgccccgccccgccctatggactgttattttctatttgtgcCATTTTATCATTACAtcctaactttaaaaataaatcattgagACTTACCACAGATTATATCTAAGGCACAAAGAGTGATGTAAAAAAAGCAGTTAAATGCTTCTTGGTCAACATGTTTTTCAAGCTTATTAACCAGTATATTTGCTTGTTCATTCATGACATCTAAGAAATCTTCCAGAATTGTAAAATGGAAAGTGGGTGTTAACATTTTTCTCCTAGAGCGCCACCTGTTTCCAGTACTAGAAATAAAATACACggttacaaagaaaaaagaagcaacatctgaaacaaataaatatagtCATCATCAAGTTCTCTTGAAACAGCTTAATCTACAGATTCTCAAATGCTTTGGTCAGAATGGCAAAGACTCATGTATAGTTACAGAATGTGAATATTTTGAATACTGGTCTATATTACTAATGTTTAGAAGAGTAttcattaaaaatggaaacatttaagaATTGTTCTAAATTTCTAAGCTCTGAGTttctaaaaattagaatttttctcCCCTCTATCAACATCTTAGTCCTCAGATGATCCACTGCTCCATGATTTTCTTTCATCTCTACTATCTTTGAATTCTCCAAAGTCCCCACCAGGGTCCTGCCTTTCTCTTGCTAGGCCCTTTCTCAGAGGATGGAGTCCTGTTTCTGGGTGCCAACTCAAGAAGTGAGGCTACTGTGTTCGATACACTTCTCTGAGGGTGACTGcccttttcattatattttcaagaTTTCCCTTCTGCAAACTATCCTTGGCTTTACTCCATTTATACATCAGTACCTCCTCATTTTTCTTGGAACACTAGTGATTATCATTATTGAATATAGTGGCTGGAGATTACCATACACCCTATCTATCAAAGGCCCATTGTTAGCTGGACCTTTCCCCAGCTTCTCCCATAATCCCCAATACCTCAATCTTGCTATTGGAAGAATACCTTGTGTCAGTTCCTGAAATAACAGATTACCCATAGAAATAACTGTTTCTACAAGACAGCTTTACAAATTTCCACTGAGGTACCTTGTAAGAAGTCCTAGGCCAAGCCACGGTTCTAGGAACTTGTACATATAGGATTTGTCAATGTGCTTTGAACTAgttaaaattacctttaaaagagaaaaaaaaaaattgagggataTAGACATCAAAACAATTTCAGTTATAAGAACACCTGGCTAGAACACAACTAATTTTTAAAGCAAGATTTCATAATTGTTATTTCTCTGTGATTCGTTTTCATTCCTGTGCCTCAAAGAAATGTAATTAGAGTTTTGAACTTATAATTGTCATTCAGTCTTGAGGACTAAATGGagttgaaaggaaggaaaatgtcCAAGATGATTCCTGGTTCCTCCCACAAACTAGGAACCAAGCAGAGTCATTTcttgaggggagaggggagaggcaggTGAATCCGGAGGATGACCACATCTAATGAGATTCCCACACCATCAGACAGACAGTGGAACATTGATCACATCTGCCACATACCTCCACATTTTCTGCGTTATAAAGGAACACCAGAGGTACGGGCCCAAGCCAGAGTTTCACCAGTGGCAGGTGTCGGTATTCTTCAGTGTACTGAATCATCTGCTGAAAAaaatctgggagaaaatatttaatcttAAATTTAATCAAGACAAGAATTTTGTCTAATAAGGAtaacagcacagggaactctacttagtaCTCTGCAaaggcctatatgggaaaagaatctaaaaaagagtgggtatatgtatatgtataactgattcactttgctgtacacatgaaattaacacaacattgtaaatcaactatactccaataaaaagtttttaaaagacaaaaattttgtAATAAGTTCCTTATTGTGTCTCTTGGTTccttggggtttttgtttttgttttactttggacaagtcacttaatatCTCCCAGAGagatatttgttgttgttgttttagattccacacagaaGTGAGATCACAAAATACTTGCCTtgctttgtctgacttatttcattgagcgttatgccctcaaggttcatccatgttttcacaaatggcaatatttccttcttttttatgactgaataatattcctctgtgtgtgtgtgtgtgtgtgtgtgtgtgtgtgtataccacattttctttatccattcgtccagtgatggacacttaggttgcttccatgtcttcgctaCTGTAAATAATACTGTAGTGTACATGgcgtgcatatatcttttcaagttaatgttttcattttcttggtatATATACCTGGAAGTGAAACTGagggatcatacggtagttcagtttttaatgttttaatgttttgaggaatccccatactgttttccacagtggctgcagcaatttacattttcaccaacagtgctCAAGAGTTCCCTTCTCTCTTGCCAAAAtttgttacttcttgtctttttgattatagccattctaaaaAGTGTGAGGTGAAGTCctattgtggtttttatttgcctttccctgacgagtagtgatgttgagcacattttcatgtatctgttggtcatctgtatgccttctttgggaaaatgtctattcagaccctctgcccatttttaaatgagattgttcagggttttttgctattgacttgtatgagttctttatatagtttggatattaaccccttattagaaatatgatttgcaaatcatatatcccattttgtaggtttccttttcattttcttaatggttttatttgctgtgcagaagctttttaatttgatgtagtctcaattgtttatttttgcttttgttgcctttgctttggtgtcaaatccaaaaaatcaaggagcttaccacttatgttttcttctatgaggtATATGGCTTCAGGTCTaacacttaagtctttaatcaattttgagttattATCAtgcatggtgtaagatagtggtccagttttattcttttgcaagtgtctgtctagttttcccaacaccatttattgagagtctgtcctttccccattatgTGTTCTTGGATCCTTTGTGCTAAATTAATTGACCACCAtctgtttatttctgggtttctattctgttccattgatctatgtgtctgcatttatgccaataccatactgttttgattactatggctttgtaatatatcttgaaatcaggaagtgtgatgctttcagttttgttcttctttctcaaaattgctttagctatttgagGCCATTTGTATTCCATACAAAATTTGGTACTATTCTATTTCTGTGGCAAATGTCATTGagagcttgatagggattgcgttgaatctgagAATTGCTCTGGAtagtatggaaattttaacaatattaattcttccaatccatgaacatggaatatctttccatttatttgtgtcttattcaatttatttcagcagtgtctcatagttttcagtgtacaccttttttacttccttggttaaatttattcctaggtattttattctttttgatgcaattgtaaatgggattgttttcttaatttctctttctgatagttcattattagtgtatagaaacacaactgatttttatatattgattttgtatcctgcaactttactgaagtagtttattagctctaataatttttttttgctggaatctttagggttttctataatatcatgttatctgcaaagagtaacagttttacttcttcctttccaattttgtgGAGGGGAAGGCTAGTTGGGAGGCATATGGGTATCCAGGGCTTCTCCTGGGCAATGGGAATGCCTGATTGACAacagtgggattcatcccaaacTCACTGTGAGGCTACTAATATGATGCTTGAGATTttgacagggttttttttttttttatgtgggaATTTGGGCAAGGGGAAAAACTGGTATGGCATAAAAAACAGAACCATTAAGCTCTTCAGCTCTTTTTCCATGTCAAAAAATGTGCTTGTGCTTAGTCCATCCCTGGTCCTCTTCCATCCTTAAGCTTCACCCACCCCTGAGCTTCAGGGCAAGTTGTTCAAAGTTGGAGAAGGGCTAAGGCTGGGGATGTCCACTgcatataaaattaaatcaatagtcttgatttttttaagtgcacGCCAaacctaataataataatcttaaaataattaacattcaTTATGTCATATTTACTTGCTATGGCAGGTTATTATATGTCAGATCTAGTGCTCAGGGTTTCAGGTGTATTATGTCTTTTGTGCCTCACCACAGTTATATGGGGAGGGATGCTGTTATTACTGTCATTAAACAATTGAGGAAGTTGTGCacagttaagcaacttgcccaatgTATCACCGAGCTGGTAAATGGTGGAATCTGGCTTTGTACCCAAGGCAGTCAGACCCCAGAGTGCACCACCTTAACCATATTACCGCACTTCTTCAAAATGTCTTCTGGTCAAGACAGTTGGTAACATTGCCATGAAAAGAGCTGGGTCAGGTCAACAGTATCAAAATATCTGGCTTCGTGCTAATATACTGCCTGCCTTGGTCTGGTCTGACAGAGGAGACAGGGAAGTCTGAATCTGTGGTTTGAAGATATCAGGTCCAATAGCAGGTGGCAGCTGAGGAAGACGGGTGCTGACATAGATGCAAAAGCAAGAGATTAGAGTTCAAAGGGCTCATGGGAAAGCAACTGCAATACTCCAGGTGGAATTACTGAGGGCAGAATTTGGACTGTAGCCACAAAATGAAAGGCACAGCCTCCTGTATAAGAGACAAAGGTGCTGAGAACAGGGAATATTTCTCAGAATATTCTGATATCCCCAATTTTGCTGAACTCAATGCTGGGCACAAAGCAGGGCTTCAATAAATGGTTGATTGACAGCTTTAACTAACTTAGTCTAACCAAGTTCTAGACAGTGATCTAGATACCACATGCATTAAATTTCATCCTTAAAATTACTCTGTAATACAGTTACATTTACAAGtaaatgttaaacaaacaaacaaaacccctctAACTTAGAGAGTTTCAAACAACTTCCCCAAATCCATCAACTTGGTTGCAAAGCTGGAAATTGAGCAAAAGTTTACCTGTTGCCAAAATCCAGTACTTGTATGACGGATCAAAAAGTCCCTTTATAAAAGACAGTACACTGTCATTCTCTTCACTCAGAAAGTAATTCCAAAGAGAATTATGTTAAATATTCCAGTCAACTCACAGTTTGTTTTGAAACAGGTCTTATTCAATAGAGATTTCAATTCTTAGAAAACTTCCCAAAAAGAATATGATGAGACTCCTCAAGTATATTGTTTcttttgtggggaggggagggttcaTATTtctacataattattttttaatactataaAGCCTTAGGATAGAAGGGGAGGTTAGCTCTGCTTTAAGTATTATCCAAGATGATTTTACAAATGTggttttcatataaataaatgtgaGAGGGGGagcgagagggagagagagagagggggagagagagggagagagggggagagagagggagagagagagggagagagagggagagaggggaagagagagagagagagaggaagaggaagagagagagaggaagagagagagagagagagagagagagagggagatttcTAAGTTCTAAGAATTTGCCTTGTTCAGGGAAGTTTCTGCCTTTAAGGCTTTAACAGCCAAGACAGAAGCAAAGACTGCAGTGCTCTGAGGTAGGAGCAGGTAGGAGGTGGGAAGAGAAGAAGCAAAAATTCAGGACAAAAGCTCAGAGATACTGCAACCTACGCTGTACACAAAGAAAAAGTTCGTTGGGAACGGAGGGCACTAGCAATTTTGCCAGGTGTCATAGGGAAACTAAATAGAACTGGGACTCCATCCTCCAGCGGGTGACAAATCCTTTCTCCCAGCGTCAGCACCTCAAGCCCTGGTGTCCAGGCTGTAAGAAGGCCGGTGGCGCGGCGCAGGTCGGGAGCCCCCATCCCTGGGACGGGGACTTGGCCGGCCTGGGCGCGGTCCCTTACCTCTCGCGTCCGGCTTTAACATCAGCGCGTGTCCCAGGAAGGGGTAGGCGCCCTCCAAGGTTGGGACCGCACGCATCTGCTGCCATGTCCACGCGTAGCTCGCCACCATCCGCAGGAGGTGCAGGGTGAGGATGGCGCCCGCCAGGGAGACCGCGCACAACCCGCCCCAGAGCAGCAACCTCTGCCCGAAGCTCAGCAGCCACAGCGCCAGCATCGCGCCTGCGGGCCGCTCTGCACCTGGACTGAGGCTGCGGGACCGCGGGGCGGGATGCTCGGGGCGGCGGGCGCGGTGCAACCCCGGGAGGTCAAGGGCGCCAGCCCCTGGCGGAGTTTCCTGGCCTCTGAAAAGTCGGGCGGCGCCCGCAGGGTGCGGGGCGCTCCGGGAGCAGAAGGGGGCGTCGCCGGCCCCGCTCACTTCCCCGTCCGGCCGGAGGTGGGCACAGGCCTGGCCGCCCTGAAGCGGGGGCAGCCCTGCTTCTCGCGACAAGGTTGGAGTCTCCGAGGCTCCTCGATCAGGCACTGCGGGGGCCCAAGCCGCCGTAACCGGCCTCTTTGTTTGCTTCGAGCAGAAAACGAAAGTCCGGGAAACGAGCATTTGTGGGCTGCGCTGATGTAAATGGTGGCACGTTAGTGGGTGGAGCGGGGAGGATGCTGAAGGTGAAATGGAAGGCAGCTTAGTGACGGAGAGGCACTCCGGGGCCAGAGGGGGCTGAGCTTTGGCTTATAGGCCCCCCTCTGCTGGGAACGGGACGACTCAGGCTAGAGTGCgcaggatatttttaaatggaaataagtaTCTGGTTTGAAACTCAGCCTCTGGAGCTCGTTTTTTCCCGGCTGGGTACCTAAGCTCATTTCCTTGCACATCTGCCAGTGGTCCACTCCGCTGGGACTGGCTGCCTACCCGCCCGGAGGTGGGTTGCATCCTGGCATCCGCATCGGGGTCATTCGGGCAGCTACCTACTCCGATCCAGAGTAGCCTTAGGGACACGACCTTAGGGGCACCAGTTATCAGTCTGCATCGGATGGCTGATTGCGACACAGGGGAGTTGAGTAAGGTTGTTGTgatccaaatatttttcaaaatattttcggGAACAAGAAAAGGTAGCACCCCAAGAGAACAAGGCAAGGgcgggtgggagaggagggaggtcGCGTTCTCTGAAAGCGGTGGAGGTAAGTGATGCTGGGAGGGGAGGTTTCGATAAGGAGACAGTAGTTATGGAGTGCTCTCAAAAGGGAAAGGAGACAAACCTCTGAGCCTGCGGAGGGAAAAGGTAAGGACAGTGAGGAGGATGCTCCACTTCTGCCCAGGGGCTGGTTTCCCTAACTACcaaattctctcttttctccaggTACCCAACCCTGATTCTGGTTCCCTTGTGTACACTTGATCCTTCTTCACAAAGGCGCTGGGATGGAGGGTCCCTCTCCTAGCAGCACGTCCCTAAGCTATAGGAGAAGTGCCAAGGAAGCTGGAATATTGAGATtaccctgtatttttattttgcttaattggATTAGCTTTACATGCAGCCACCTGCAGAGCCTCTTTGATGTAGAGAAAAACATACCTAAGACTTTTCTCCAACTGAATTTCTT
It encodes:
- the CYP4V2 gene encoding cytochrome P450 4V2, with the protein product MLALWLLSFGQRLLLWGGLCAVSLAGAILTLHLLRMVASYAWTWQQMRAVPTLEGAYPFLGHALMLKPDARDFFQQMIQYTEEYRHLPLVKLWLGPVPLVFLYNAENVEVILTSSKHIDKSYMYKFLEPWLGLGLLTSTGNRWRSRRKMLTPTFHFTILEDFLDVMNEQANILVNKLEKHVDQEAFNCFFYITLCALDIICETAMGKNIGAQSNDDSEYVQAVYRMSDSIHQRMKMPWLWLDLLFFIFKDGWEHKRSLKILHDFTKNVITERANEMKRHEEGRSNDKDSPPRNNKRRGFLDLLLNVTDDQGNKLSYEEIREEVDTFMFEGHDTTAAAINLSLYLLGSYPEVQQKVDNELEEVFGRSDRPPTLDDLRKLKYLECVVKESLRLFPSVPFFARNLNEDCEVAGYKIVKGSQVIIMPYALHRDPRYFPNPEEFKPERFFPENSKGRHSYAYVPFSAGPRNCIGQKFAMMEEKTILSCILRHFWVESNQKREELGLAGELILRPSNGIWIKLKRRNTNES